A stretch of the Verrucomicrobiia bacterium genome encodes the following:
- a CDS encoding DUF362 domain-containing protein — MGKSTVWVLDTRPETVVADYAKLLKQSGFESAVSRDKETLIKLNLSWTKFFPACSTQPWQLEGVVKYISDAGYPKEKLWVVENKTVVTDPRKGAEKNLWMPILERYGLKFNPLPEQEWHVYNFKSKLLKLPELFPRGIEIPKIYPGKQIVHLPTLKTHGHSTTTGAIKNAFGGLLKEVRHYAHKYIHEVLVDLVLMQKELHPSVFAVMDGSVAGNGAGPRTMVPVEANLILASADSVAIDAVAARIMGFDPMQIPYLAMADKMGLGNAQKINVEVLGKDISSLNLNFKVGKSFVIWGDQMLRRGPLRFLEKPALHSPLMVWAPAASNIYHDWLWYPLIGMPRVWKFMNTPWGKLWKSYQRPAPPTSQPVLEPKVRPA; from the coding sequence ATGGGTAAATCAACCGTATGGGTTTTGGATACGCGGCCGGAGACGGTCGTTGCGGATTATGCCAAACTGCTGAAGCAATCCGGCTTTGAGTCGGCCGTTTCCAGAGACAAAGAAACCTTAATCAAGCTGAATTTATCCTGGACCAAGTTTTTTCCCGCCTGCTCCACCCAGCCCTGGCAGTTGGAAGGGGTGGTCAAATACATCTCCGACGCCGGCTATCCCAAGGAAAAACTCTGGGTGGTTGAAAACAAAACGGTGGTTACCGATCCCCGCAAGGGGGCGGAAAAAAACTTGTGGATGCCGATTCTGGAGCGCTATGGGCTGAAATTCAACCCCCTGCCAGAGCAGGAATGGCACGTTTACAACTTCAAATCAAAGCTTTTGAAATTGCCGGAGTTATTTCCGCGCGGAATTGAAATCCCCAAGATTTATCCCGGCAAACAGATTGTCCATCTGCCGACTTTGAAAACGCACGGACATTCGACGACGACGGGCGCCATCAAAAACGCCTTTGGCGGGCTCTTGAAGGAAGTGCGCCACTACGCCCATAAATACATTCACGAGGTCTTGGTCGATTTGGTTTTGATGCAGAAGGAACTGCATCCCTCCGTTTTCGCCGTGATGGATGGCTCGGTGGCGGGCAACGGCGCCGGCCCGCGCACGATGGTGCCGGTGGAGGCAAATCTGATTCTGGCCTCGGCCGACTCGGTGGCCATCGACGCCGTCGCCGCCCGGATTATGGGTTTCGACCCGATGCAAATTCCCTATCTGGCGATGGCTGACAAAATGGGACTGGGAAATGCCCAGAAAATCAACGTCGAAGTTTTAGGCAAAGATATTTCCAGTTTGAATCTGAACTTCAAAGTCGGCAAAAGCTTCGTCATTTGGGGGGACCAGATGTTGCGTCGGGGGCCGCTCCGCTTCTTGGAAAAACCGGCTTTGCATTCGCCGCTGATGGTCTGGGCGCCGGCGGCTTCCAACATCTACCACGACTGGCTGTGGTATCCTTTGATTGGAATGCCACGGGTCTGGAAGTTTATGAACACCCCCTGGGGGAAGCTCTGGAAGTCCTACCAGCGCCCGGCTCCGCCCACTTCCCAGCCAGTTTTAGAGCCGAAAGTCAGACCGGCTTAA